Proteins from a single region of Pseudopedobacter saltans DSM 12145:
- the epsC gene encoding serine O-acetyltransferase EpsC codes for MKEFYKYIFDKHAKTELVPSNVDIAKWAIRLIRLIFPEQAVNPIKSFDEVENAFEQIRKDLLFLLDNTHACKDCDHNLIADEFMDFIPELHRLLKTDIAAMLLGDPAANSEFEIIRSYPGFYAISFYRIANKLFRLKTPVIPRILTEYAHSKTGIDIHPGATIGENLYIDHGTGLVIGESAHIGNNVKLYQGITLGALSVEKDMAGTKRHPTVEDNVVIYSGATILGGETVIGKNSIIGGNVWLTKSVPADSIVYHLSSVQVAEKNKKQ; via the coding sequence ATGAAAGAATTCTATAAATATATATTCGATAAACATGCGAAAACAGAGCTTGTTCCTTCGAATGTAGATATCGCAAAATGGGCTATCAGACTAATCCGATTGATATTCCCCGAGCAAGCCGTAAATCCAATAAAATCATTCGACGAGGTAGAAAATGCATTTGAGCAGATACGCAAAGACCTACTTTTCCTGCTTGACAATACACATGCTTGCAAAGATTGCGACCATAATTTGATTGCTGATGAATTTATGGACTTTATTCCCGAATTGCACAGACTATTGAAAACGGATATTGCTGCTATGCTATTAGGCGATCCTGCTGCAAATAGCGAGTTTGAGATCATTCGGTCTTATCCTGGATTTTATGCAATATCTTTTTATAGAATAGCCAATAAATTATTCAGATTAAAAACACCGGTTATTCCAAGAATCCTAACCGAATATGCGCATTCAAAAACAGGAATTGACATTCACCCGGGAGCAACTATAGGAGAGAACCTTTATATTGATCATGGGACTGGTCTGGTTATTGGAGAATCAGCTCATATCGGAAATAATGTAAAGTTATATCAGGGAATTACACTAGGTGCATTAAGTGTAGAAAAAGATATGGCTGGTACAAAAAGACATCCCACGGTAGAAGATAATGTAGTTATTTATTCCGGTGCAACAATTTTGGGGGGTGAAACGGTTATCGGTAAAAACAGTATTATTGGTGGAAACGTTTGGTTAACTAAAAGCGTACCTGCAGATTCCATTGTTTATCATTTGTCGTCAGTGCAGGTGGCAGAAAAAAATAAAAAGCAATAA
- the pheS gene encoding phenylalanine--tRNA ligase subunit alpha, giving the protein MQSKIDLYTTEIQGFEPNTADELESFRIKFLGTKGIIKDLFDEFKAVSPEEKRVLGKVLNQFKQFAEQKYNDLKSTFSAEDENTGSDQDLTLPGAGIELGGRHPLSLVRKEILEIFKRLGFVVAEGPEIEDDWHNFSALNFPEEHPARDMQDTFFIKKNSGRDDIALRTHTSSVQVRLMEAGKPPFRALMPGRVYRNEAISARAHCFFHQIEGLYVDEHVSFADLKQTLYYFVQELYGEGTKVRFRPSFFPFTEPSAEMDISCTICKGEGCQMCKHSGWVEILGCGMIDPNVLENVGIDSKKYSGFAFGMGIERITNLKYQIKDLRLFSENDVRFLKQFQTELI; this is encoded by the coding sequence ATGCAATCTAAGATCGACTTATACACAACAGAAATACAGGGCTTTGAACCTAATACGGCAGATGAATTAGAAAGTTTCAGAATTAAGTTTTTAGGAACTAAGGGAATTATCAAAGATTTATTTGATGAATTTAAAGCTGTTTCACCGGAAGAAAAACGTGTTTTAGGAAAAGTTCTTAATCAGTTTAAGCAATTTGCAGAACAAAAGTACAACGATTTAAAAAGTACTTTTAGTGCAGAAGATGAAAACACGGGTTCTGATCAGGACTTAACGCTTCCTGGAGCAGGAATAGAACTGGGCGGCCGTCATCCCTTATCTTTAGTAAGAAAAGAGATCTTAGAAATATTCAAACGTTTAGGTTTTGTTGTTGCAGAAGGTCCGGAGATTGAAGACGATTGGCATAATTTCTCTGCGTTAAATTTCCCGGAAGAACATCCGGCAAGAGATATGCAGGATACCTTCTTTATTAAAAAGAATAGTGGTAGAGATGATATTGCATTACGTACGCATACTTCTTCCGTTCAGGTGAGATTAATGGAAGCGGGAAAACCGCCGTTCAGAGCGCTGATGCCGGGAAGGGTTTATCGTAATGAGGCTATTTCCGCAAGAGCACACTGTTTCTTCCATCAGATAGAGGGTTTGTATGTAGATGAACATGTTTCGTTTGCTGATTTAAAGCAGACTTTATATTATTTCGTACAGGAATTATACGGAGAAGGAACTAAAGTTCGTTTCAGACCTTCATTTTTTCCTTTTACAGAACCTTCGGCAGAAATGGATATTTCATGTACAATTTGTAAAGGAGAAGGCTGTCAGATGTGTAAACATAGTGGCTGGGTGGAAATTCTTGGTTGCGGAATGATAGATCCCAACGTATTAGAGAATGTAGGGATCGATAGTAAGAAATATTCGGGTTTTGCGTTTGGTATGGGAATAGAAAGGATTACGAATTTAAAATACCAGATAAAAGACCTAAGATTGTTTTCTGAAAACGATGTTCGTTTCTTAAAGCAATTTCAAACTGAGCTGATATAA
- a CDS encoding DUF5686 family protein — MRVLCMLFLLFSSLQSLAEWGTSESELGDSIIRQAIAKNNYHRNLDLKASAYLKNSLILDRAPKRFLGKNVRELLKLRSSNKQVLYLHEAISDIYFYGSSTIKEEIKSYKNYGPYKKAWQFNRAADLLLDFNKDYIELEGFSAKKYVSPIAKNALKYYKFIYERSFDDENGNNFYVIRIFPRSFIEPGFYGYLYINSSTMQISSLSLNLGDNGGISLINSLTISQNLIKIDSFYYPSKTTIHYYGKNFGFAYSGTCMATYSYFSKNAAEDDIFKKHEVLIIEKPNRKSDKILESKRTLYLTSLEAEAYHYQDSLKEKQGEKKYLDSLDKLNISQRLYPLLFNSFKIQNSYREYTLSFDPIAPALFYNTVEGPGIAYGVRFTKYKDVDGSYYSIRPEIRYGFKNKEFNSDLAFNWLYSPFKRGIINISLGSTYRDLNPNGSLSSVNNSLNTLLFEQNFMKLFRKQYVSFSSGRELSNGLYFSGGLELSRNISVSNMFDYSLRNIRNRNFTSNNPFDKDDNGKLFPDHTTFRLSGTLVYTFNHSYITNEGIKMYELPRAPRLILSYKKGIPNFLGSETKWDYIEFEAQQEKLNLGLWGYSSFSISTGKFFNQKVNYFPDWKHFGGNMALIFNPGLKNFHLLDYYAYSTEREFIEGHWEHDYNAKFLGSIPLIRKLKLQELTGAAFLTQPYKGIYYELYLGIKRMGARLDYAFSFDNDGFLNHGFKFSFKLQNPFKKLDHY; from the coding sequence ATGAGAGTATTGTGCATGCTGTTTTTACTGTTCTCTTCTCTTCAGTCCCTTGCTGAATGGGGAACAAGTGAATCTGAATTAGGCGACAGTATCATCAGACAAGCCATTGCAAAAAACAACTATCATAGAAATTTAGATTTAAAAGCAAGTGCCTATTTGAAAAACTCATTAATTCTGGATAGAGCACCAAAAAGGTTTCTTGGAAAAAACGTAAGAGAGCTTTTAAAATTAAGATCTTCAAACAAACAGGTCCTGTATTTACACGAAGCAATTTCCGACATTTATTTTTATGGTTCTTCTACTATAAAAGAAGAGATAAAGTCTTACAAAAATTATGGACCTTATAAAAAAGCATGGCAATTTAACCGAGCTGCTGATTTGCTTTTAGATTTCAATAAAGATTATATAGAACTGGAAGGATTTAGTGCTAAAAAATATGTTTCGCCAATTGCTAAAAATGCCCTAAAGTATTATAAGTTTATTTACGAACGTAGTTTCGACGACGAAAACGGCAATAATTTTTATGTAATTAGAATCTTTCCACGTAGTTTCATTGAACCGGGATTTTATGGATATCTCTATATCAATTCCTCTACGATGCAAATCAGCAGTTTATCTCTTAATCTGGGAGATAACGGCGGAATAAGCTTGATTAACTCTCTGACAATAAGCCAGAATCTAATCAAGATAGACAGCTTTTATTATCCATCTAAAACTACCATACATTATTATGGTAAGAATTTTGGCTTTGCATACAGTGGTACCTGTATGGCCACTTACAGTTATTTTTCTAAAAATGCTGCAGAGGATGATATTTTCAAAAAACATGAGGTTCTGATAATAGAAAAGCCGAATAGAAAATCAGACAAAATATTAGAGTCTAAACGTACTTTATACCTAACTTCATTAGAAGCAGAAGCTTATCACTATCAGGATAGCTTAAAAGAAAAACAAGGCGAGAAAAAGTATCTGGATTCCTTGGATAAACTCAATATCAGCCAAAGATTATATCCTTTGCTTTTCAATAGCTTCAAAATTCAAAACTCTTATAGAGAATATACACTTTCTTTTGATCCGATAGCTCCTGCACTTTTTTATAACACGGTAGAAGGTCCGGGTATTGCATACGGAGTTCGTTTTACCAAGTATAAGGACGTAGATGGAAGCTATTACAGTATAAGACCTGAAATCAGGTACGGTTTTAAAAACAAGGAGTTCAATTCCGACCTTGCCTTCAATTGGCTTTACAGCCCCTTTAAGCGAGGAATTATCAATATAAGTTTGGGCAGCACCTATCGGGATCTTAACCCCAACGGGTCACTAAGCTCGGTAAACAACTCCTTAAATACTTTACTATTTGAACAGAACTTCATGAAACTGTTCCGCAAACAATATGTGAGCTTTTCTTCGGGTCGCGAACTTTCAAATGGACTATACTTTTCGGGTGGTTTGGAACTTTCCAGAAATATTTCCGTTTCAAACATGTTTGATTATAGCTTAAGGAATATCAGAAACAGAAATTTCACATCCAATAACCCTTTTGATAAAGACGATAATGGTAAACTTTTTCCCGACCATACGACTTTCAGGCTTTCAGGAACACTGGTCTACACATTCAATCATAGCTATATTACCAACGAAGGAATTAAAATGTATGAACTTCCCCGGGCACCCCGCTTGATTTTAAGTTATAAAAAGGGAATTCCAAATTTTCTGGGTTCCGAAACAAAGTGGGACTACATAGAATTTGAGGCTCAACAAGAAAAACTAAACTTAGGACTCTGGGGGTATTCTTCCTTTTCTATATCAACGGGTAAGTTCTTCAATCAAAAAGTGAACTACTTCCCAGACTGGAAACATTTTGGTGGTAACATGGCTTTAATCTTTAATCCAGGCTTAAAGAACTTCCACTTACTGGATTATTATGCATACAGTACAGAAAGAGAGTTTATTGAAGGACATTGGGAACACGATTATAATGCAAAATTCTTAGGAAGTATCCCTTTGATCAGAAAATTAAAACTCCAGGAATTAACTGGCGCTGCATTTTTAACCCAGCCTTATAAAGGCATTTATTACGAACTTTATTTAGGTATAAAAAGAATGGGTGCCAGATTAGATTACGCCTTTTCTTTTGACAATGATGGTTTTCTGAACCATGGCTTTAAGTTCTCTTTCAAATTACAAAACCCATTTAAAAAATTAGATCATTATTAA
- a CDS encoding TetR/AcrR family transcriptional regulator: MEVDKIKESIKRSATELFRKYGYHKTSVNEIAKRAKIAKATIYKYFESKELVLHAILMDYLQVSVSELLHKNVAETSKEEYLKRLILRVSKLSYTICNEFIGWDFIRESTNSQEFLKKLSDELEHLLYSEFMAVEELNDDETFPERLSFLIKASKSIIFSFAFTSVSDADVRKNFVSFQKEILPYLVKAAL, from the coding sequence ATGGAAGTAGATAAGATAAAAGAAAGTATTAAAAGGTCTGCTACCGAGCTTTTTAGAAAATACGGGTATCATAAGACCAGTGTAAATGAGATTGCAAAGCGGGCGAAAATTGCGAAGGCAACTATTTACAAGTATTTCGAAAGTAAAGAGTTGGTTTTGCATGCAATCCTAATGGATTATTTGCAGGTCAGCGTAAGTGAGTTGCTTCATAAAAATGTTGCCGAAACATCGAAGGAAGAGTATCTGAAAAGGTTGATATTAAGAGTAAGTAAATTGTCCTATACCATTTGTAATGAGTTTATAGGCTGGGACTTCATCAGAGAGTCTACCAATTCTCAGGAATTCCTGAAAAAGCTTTCCGATGAGCTGGAGCATTTGTTATATTCCGAATTTATGGCGGTAGAGGAACTTAATGATGATGAAACTTTTCCGGAAAGATTAAGTTTCCTAATTAAAGCCAGTAAAAGTATAATATTTTCGTTTGCATTTACTTCTGTAAGTGATGCTGACGTAAGAAAGAATTTTGTGTCTTTTCAAAAGGAAATTTTGCCTTATTTAGTAAAGGCAGCCTTATAA
- the cysM gene encoding cysteine synthase CysM, producing the protein MAGIIDVLGNTPLVELQRLNPNPNVKVYVKLEGNNPGGSVKDRAALNMIKSALDRGDIKPGMKLIEATSGNTGIALAMIARLFDLEIELVLPSNSTRERTLTMEAFGAKVILLDGIEKCRDYAEEKAANGEYYLLNQFANPDNYLAHYKTTGPEIWKDTDKKITHFVSSMGTTGTIMGTSMFLKEQNPDIQIIGCQPTEDASIPGIRRWPKEYLPKIFDPSRVDRVIDISQEAAVQTTRDLVKYEGVFAGMSSGGACYAALQVARELESGVIVFVACDRGDRYLSSDLFG; encoded by the coding sequence ATGGCTGGAATAATAGATGTTTTAGGTAACACGCCTTTAGTAGAATTACAAAGGTTAAATCCGAATCCTAATGTTAAAGTATATGTAAAGCTGGAAGGTAATAATCCTGGCGGAAGCGTGAAGGATAGGGCAGCTTTAAATATGATTAAAAGTGCTTTGGATAGAGGAGATATAAAACCTGGAATGAAATTGATAGAAGCAACCAGTGGTAATACTGGAATTGCTTTGGCAATGATAGCCCGCCTTTTTGATCTTGAGATAGAATTGGTGTTACCTTCAAACTCCACAAGAGAAAGAACCCTGACAATGGAAGCTTTTGGAGCAAAGGTTATTTTACTCGATGGCATCGAAAAGTGTAGAGATTATGCGGAAGAAAAAGCAGCTAATGGCGAATATTATTTGCTAAATCAATTTGCAAATCCGGATAATTATCTGGCGCATTATAAAACTACAGGCCCCGAAATCTGGAAAGACACAGATAAAAAGATTACGCATTTTGTTAGTTCTATGGGAACAACCGGAACCATTATGGGAACCTCTATGTTTCTGAAAGAACAAAATCCTGATATACAAATTATAGGTTGCCAACCAACGGAAGATGCCTCTATCCCGGGAATAAGACGATGGCCAAAGGAATATTTACCTAAAATATTCGATCCGTCCAGAGTTGATAGAGTGATAGATATTTCTCAGGAAGCGGCTGTTCAAACCACGCGAGACCTGGTTAAATATGAGGGCGTATTTGCAGGAATGAGCTCCGGGGGAGCTTGTTATGCAGCATTGCAAGTGGCTAGGGAACTTGAATCCGGCGTTATCGTTTTTGTTGCCTGTGATCGTGGAGACCGTTATTTAAGCAGCGACTTATTTGGTTAA